One window of the Triticum dicoccoides isolate Atlit2015 ecotype Zavitan chromosome 3B, WEW_v2.0, whole genome shotgun sequence genome contains the following:
- the LOC119277353 gene encoding beta-glucosidase 2-like: MHTRTQPQMGASAAFFYLLLSLWVQDAAAAGLGFTRSDFPRGFVFGSGTSAYQYEGAVSEGGRSPSYWDTFTHAGKMSDKSTGDVAADGYHKYMEDVKLMSETGLEAYRFSISWSRLIPNGRGAVNPKGLQYYNNLIDELVNHGIQVHITLHHIDLPQILEDEYGGWLSPRIVEDFTAYADVCFKEFGDRVASWTTMNEPNIGALASYDVAIFPPGRCSDPFGVTKCTSGDSSVEPYIAAHNTLLAHATVVSLYRKKYQAMQNGVVGISIYSFWSYPLTNSTVDLEATRRCIDFYFGWILNPLVFGDYPQAMKKNVGSRLPPFTEVQSELIKGSLDFIGINHYYSLYVNDRPLETGVRDYKADMSVSLRGSRIDPPSTQGPPTNVPSDPKGLQLQLGYLKETYGNLPVYVQENGMGTAADGLDDTERVSYLSSYMESTLNAMRNGADVRGYFAWAFMDLFELLSGYQSRYGLYRVDFADERLPRQARLSARWYSAFLKHNGTSALVSRTPVNQALNSGS, encoded by the exons ATGCACACAAGAACACAACCACAGATGGGTGCTTCTGCTGCCTTCTTCTACCTCCTGCTGTCCCTCTGGGTTCAGGATGCAGCTGCAGCTGGTCTTGGCTTCACAAGAAGTGATTTCCCACGGGGATTCGTCTTTGGATCTGGAACCTCGGCATATCAA TATGAGGGTGCTGTTTCTGAGGGAGGCAGGAGCCCAAGCTATTGGGACACTTTCACTCACGCAG GCAAAATGTCAGACAAAAGTACGGGAGATGTTGCTGCAGATGGGTACCATAAATACATG GAGGATGTCAAGCTCATGTCTGAGACAGGCCTAGAGGCCTATAGGTTCTCCATCTCCTGGTCAAGGCTCATTCCAA ATGGCCGCGGAGCTGTCAACCCCAAAGGGCTACAGTACTACAATAACCTCATTGATGAGCTAGTGAATCATG GAATTCAAGTCCATATCACACTTCACCATATAGATCTCCCTCAGATTCTTGAAGATGAGTATGGTGGATGGTTAAGCCCCAGAATTGT TGAAGATTTCACAGCATATGCAGATGTTTGCTTCAAGGAGTTTGGAGATAGGGTTGCATCATGGACGACAATGAATGAGCCAAACATTGGTGCATTGGCCTCTTATGATGTTGCTATATTCCCTCCTGGTCGTTGCTCGGATCCATTTGGAGTAACAAAGTGCACCTCTGGGGACTCTAGTGTGGAACCATACATAGCAGCTCATAATACCCTTTTGGCGCATGCAACGGTTGTCAGTCTGTACAGAAAAAAATATCAA GCCATGCAAAACGGAGTTGTTGGCATAAGTATTTACTCTTTCTGGAGTTATCCATTGACAAATTCCACTGTGGATTTAGAAGCAACTAGGAGATGTATAGATTTCTACTTTGGCTG GATACTAAATCCGTTGGTGTTTGGGGACTACCCGCAAGCAATGAAGAAGAATGTTGGCTCTCGCCTTCCACCCTTCACGGAAGTTCAGTCTGAACTTATCAAGGGTTCTTTAGATTTTATTGGAATAAATCACTACTACTCTCTCTACGTGAATGATCGCCCTCTGGAAACAGGCGTTCGAGACTACAAAGCAGACATGTCAGTTAGTTTAAGGG GTTCTAGGATAGACCCACCATCTACTCAG GGCCCCCCAACAAATGTTCCAAGTGATCCCAAAGGGTTGCAGCTTCAGCTGGGGTACCTGAAAGAAACCTATGGGAACCTTCCCGTCTATGTCCAAGAGAATG GCATGGGAACCGCCGCCGACGGTCTGGATGACACCGAAAGGGTCAGTTACCTGAGCAGCTACATGGAGAGCACACTGAACGCGATGAG GAACGGGGCCGACGTGAGAGGCTATTTCGCCTGGGCATTCATGGATTTGTTTGAGCTCCTGTCCGGGTACCAGTCAAGGTACGGGCTGTACCGGGTCGACTTTGCTGACGAGAGGCTGCCGCGGCAAGCTAGGCTCTCGGCTCGCTGGTACTCCGCCTTCCTCAAGCACAACGGAACCTCTGCCCTGGTGTCGAGAACGCCGGTGAACCAGGCCCTGAACTCGGGGTCCTGA